A portion of the Rissa tridactyla isolate bRisTri1 chromosome 19, bRisTri1.patW.cur.20221130, whole genome shotgun sequence genome contains these proteins:
- the LOC128919349 gene encoding LOW QUALITY PROTEIN: olfactory receptor 6F1-like (The sequence of the model RefSeq protein was modified relative to this genomic sequence to represent the inferred CDS: substituted 1 base at 1 genomic stop codon), which produces MNLNCGEHTANGTTVEEFIFLGLPGTWHFWVSLVVVFALTCSLTVTCNASIMALMWTNSNVCTPMYFLLRNLPFLEIWHTTRVVPKAIGVMLGSSQTISFNVCVLQLFFLLSLGSTQCFLLSVMAYDHYLAIRYPLRYSSLMSSVLSARLVLSSWLGGFLSVLLMAFQTSRLMFCGPHVINHFLCDIDSCLALSCSDMWPMELATILASXTVLVAPCVVTQLSYVYITSSMLRIMSAHGQKKAFSTSSAHLSVITFWYGSTMFLCVKPSAQNSLDLNKLMNTFHTAVTPLLIPFIYTLRNKDVKQALWWAFQNK; this is translated from the coding sequence ATGAACCTCAACTGTGGGGAGCACACTGCAAATGGGACAACTGTGGAAGAATTCATTTTTCTTGGCTTGCCAGGCACGTGGCATTTCTGGGTCTCCCTTGTGGTGGTATTTGCACTGACGTGCTCCCTGACAGTAACATGCAATGCATCCATCATGGCTCTCATGTGGACGAACAGCAACGTCTGTACCCCAATGTACTTTCTCCTCCGTAATCTCCCCTTTCTGGAGATCTGGCACACTACTCGTGTTGTTCCCAAAGCCATAGGAGTCATGCTGGGGAGTAGCCAGACCATCTCCTTCAACGTCTGCGTCCTCcagttgttctttcttctctccctaggCTCCACTCAGTGTTTTCTCCTgtctgtcatggcctatgaccactaCTTAGCCATACGCTACCCCTTGAGATACAGCTCCCTCATGAGCAGTGTCCTCTCTGCTCGGCTGGTGCTCAGCTCCTGGCTGGGAGGCTTTCTGTCCGTCTTGCTGATGGCCTTTCAGACATCCAGGCTGATGTTCTGTGGGCCACATGTCATCAATCATTTCCTCTGTGATATAGATTCCTGCCTCGCCCTCTCCTGCAGTGACATGTGGCCCATGGAGCTAGCAACAATCCTTGCCTCCTAAACTGTTCTGGTGGCGCCCTGTGTGGTTACCCAGCTCTCCTACGTGTACATCACCTCTTCCATGCTCAGAATCATGTCAGCTCATGGtcagaaaaaggcattttccacTTCCTCCGCCCACCTCAGTGTTATCACATTCTGGTATGGCTCCACCATGTTCCTGTGCGTCAAGCCATCGGCCCAGAACTCACTGGATCTGAACAAACTCATGAACACCTTTCACACAGCTGTAACTCCTCTGTTGATCCCCTTCATTTACACACTCAGGAACAAAGATGTGAAGCAAGCTCTGTGGTGGGCCTTCCAGAACAAGTGA